The proteins below come from a single Serratia fonticola genomic window:
- the paaI gene encoding hydroxyphenylacetyl-CoA thioesterase PaaI, translating into MNANTPRALAQRCAEQMFSQDTCAQAMDMRIDAVDAGMAKVSMTVGPQMLNGHQTCHGGQLFSLADTAFAYACNSQGLAAVASGCTIDFIRPALAGDRLTACAEVRHQGKTTGLYDVEIVNQLGKTVAWFRGRAHRLGHSILGEQP; encoded by the coding sequence ATGAATGCCAACACTCCCCGCGCGCTGGCCCAGCGCTGCGCCGAACAGATGTTTAGCCAGGATACCTGCGCACAGGCGATGGATATGCGCATCGATGCCGTGGATGCAGGCATGGCCAAAGTCAGCATGACCGTCGGCCCGCAGATGCTCAATGGCCACCAAACCTGTCACGGTGGCCAGCTGTTCAGCCTGGCAGATACCGCGTTTGCTTATGCCTGCAACAGTCAGGGGCTGGCAGCGGTCGCTTCTGGTTGCACCATCGATTTTATCCGCCCCGCGCTGGCAGGCGATCGCCTCACCGCCTGCGCTGAAGTGCGCCATCAGGGTAAAACTACCGGGCTGTACGACGTTGAAATCGTTAACCAACTGGGGAAAACCGTCGCCTGGTTCCGTGGCCGCGCCCATCGGTTGGGCCACAGCATTTTAGGAGAGCAGCCATGA
- the pcaF gene encoding 3-oxoadipyl-CoA thiolase: MNQAFICDGVRTPIGRYGGALANVRADDLAALPLRALLERHPNVDWSRVDDVILGCANQAGEDNRNLARMAALLAGLPQNVSGTTINRLCGSGLDALAMAARSIKAGEASLVLAGGAESMTRAPLVMGKADSAFSRQAQLFDTTIGWRFVNPLMHEAFGTDSMPETAENVATQFGISRADQDAFALRSQQRTALAQQRGILAQEIIPVSLSGKKGVITQFSEDEHPRAETTLEQLQKLKTPFRQPGCITAGNASGVNDGAAALIVASEAMALQQGLTPRARIVATATCGVEPRLMGIGPLPAARKVLEIAGLSLAQMDVIELNEAFAAQALAVLRQLGLPDDAEQVNPNGGAIALGHPLGMSGARLALAALFELERRAGRYALCTMCIGVGQGIAMIIERV, from the coding sequence ATGAATCAGGCCTTTATTTGCGATGGCGTCCGCACGCCGATTGGCCGTTACGGCGGCGCGCTGGCAAACGTGCGGGCCGACGATTTAGCTGCCCTGCCGCTGCGTGCTCTGCTGGAGCGCCACCCTAATGTGGACTGGTCACGGGTAGATGACGTGATCCTCGGCTGCGCCAATCAGGCCGGGGAAGACAACCGCAATCTGGCCCGTATGGCGGCGCTGCTGGCCGGGCTACCACAAAACGTTTCCGGTACCACCATCAACCGGCTATGCGGTTCGGGGTTGGATGCGTTGGCGATGGCGGCCCGCAGTATCAAGGCCGGTGAAGCCAGCCTGGTCCTGGCCGGAGGGGCCGAATCCATGACCCGCGCCCCGCTGGTGATGGGCAAGGCCGACAGCGCCTTCAGCCGTCAGGCACAGCTGTTTGATACCACCATCGGCTGGCGTTTTGTTAACCCGCTGATGCATGAGGCTTTCGGTACCGACTCGATGCCGGAAACTGCCGAAAACGTCGCGACGCAGTTTGGCATCAGCCGTGCCGATCAGGATGCCTTTGCCCTACGCAGCCAGCAGCGCACCGCTCTGGCACAACAGCGGGGGATCCTGGCACAGGAAATTATCCCGGTGAGCCTCAGCGGCAAGAAAGGAGTCATTACTCAGTTCAGCGAAGACGAACATCCACGCGCAGAAACCACGCTGGAGCAACTGCAAAAACTGAAAACACCGTTCCGTCAGCCGGGATGTATCACCGCTGGCAATGCTTCTGGCGTCAACGACGGTGCGGCGGCGCTGATTGTCGCTTCCGAAGCCATGGCGTTGCAGCAAGGTCTGACGCCACGGGCGCGCATTGTCGCCACCGCCACCTGCGGCGTGGAGCCACGATTGATGGGGATCGGCCCGCTGCCCGCTGCCCGTAAAGTCCTGGAAATCGCCGGGTTAAGCCTGGCGCAGATGGACGTCATTGAACTTAACGAAGCATTCGCCGCACAGGCGTTGGCGGTGTTGCGCCAGCTTGGTCTGCCGGATGATGCCGAACAGGTCAATCCCAATGGGGGTGCCATCGCGCTTGGCCATCCATTGGGCATGAGCGGTGCGCGCCTGGCACTGGCCGCCCTGTTTGAGCTGGAACGTCGCG